The genomic window ATTTGTATTTTATTTCTCATAGAAAAGTCTCCGCACATTAAATCCCATGACGAACCCCCCAATAACCCCGGCAAGAGTAAATACAAAAAGAAGCAGATCTCCCTGGTCGGTATTAATATAAGGATCACGGGGCGGACGGCCGTATTTCGACGCATATTTACCTACAATACTTACGTCAATACCCGTCCATGCCCCTTCTTCAGATGTTTGCATTACCCCTCCATCAGGATTGTTTCCGGGATTTTCTGCAAATGCACAGAAGGCTGCAGAGAGTAATACCGCCATGGCAAGAAGAGTGCATGGGATGATTGGCAACTTATTTCCCGATGGGTTTTGTGTCATTTCTGATTACTCCAAGATTGAGCAAAATACCTGGACGTCGTTTGTAAATAAAGACCATTACAAACCCCACCACGGCGCCCTCAACGAGACAGAGGATTCCCTGTGAGGTCATCATAAACACTGCAAATATTTCAGCAGTCGCCCGAAAAAATGATTCACCGTTCCTGATCACAAGCAATCCTAACTCAAGCGAGGTGCCAAGATACGTAAAGATATCCGAGACCACACCGGCAAGAAATCCGCACCAAAAGAGCGGCAACCGGCATCGCTGTGCCATTTTAAAGGCAAAATACCCGGAAAAGGATCCCAGAATTCCCATCGAGAAGATATTTCCTCCCAGCGTCGTCAACCCTCCATGGGCAAGGAACAATGCCTGAATCAGCAAGGCGATGCCCGCAACCAGCACACTAACAAAGGGCCCCAGCAACACGGCGCTCAGGCCCGTGCCGCATGGATGGGAAGTCGCCATGCCATTCAGGGCAATGACGGGGATGGGAAAACAGGAAAACACAAACACCGCAGCCCCCAACAGCCCAACGAGAGGCAGGTAACCTGGCATCGACCTCTTCTTCCGCTTTACCTGATAGATACCGATGCCTACGAAAGGCGTCGATACGGCAAACCAGGTAGCAAACCACTCAAAAGGCAGAATTCCTTCCGTGATGTGCATCGCTTCCGCCGTATGTGTCGCAGCAAAAAATAGCAGAAAAATCAAGAAAACGGTAGATATTATTCTTGTCAATGTATTCCCCTTGTCGAAACAAAAAAACCCATGTCTCCGGTAAGGAAGACATGGGTTTTAGAAAAACTGTAAGACCATAGATTTCATACAGGGTGCAGATAAAATTTTGTGTCAGCTCACCGCCGGGCAGAGATCACGGGAAAAAACGACGGGCGCTTTTTGTGCTCTTTCCTTAAAACCCCGGCATTCTCCGCTCCATGCGCAACCGACACAACACACTTTTTCTTTTTTATCTGAATACTCTGAAAAATCTGTGGGTCCGTTTATACCCTTCACCTTCTTTACCATCGAAGACAACGTGAAGTAATTACAGGCAGGTCTTCTGGCTCCCGGATCATCCAACCGGCCACCCTTCCCAGAAAGCCGTTTCGACGGTATTTCCAGTGGTATTGTGACCTTCGTCCCCGGTTACAGCGGCGGGTCCGCTCCCTGTCTCTTGTGATAACGAGTCATGGATTCCCTTTTATCTCCCGCATTTTTGCGGGAGCGTTACCTGTAATTCATCTTATTATTGGGAAAGAACTATTTTAAACACGCAGAGCGATTCTACTTTAAATACGCTCTTCGTGTCAAACAAATTGTTTTTTCTTGCCGTTTGGCAATCACACACACTTCGTCATTTTTCCTTTGATTCTCCATCACAAGAAATATACAATATCGCCTGATGTTCATTTGTGATTTGAGCTTGTGCGCAATTTTCTTGCTAAAGGGGGATATAATTTACATGAGATTGAAAAGAGACGTCCATCCGGTTTTT from Candidatus Brocadia sp. includes these protein-coding regions:
- a CDS encoding energy-coupling factor ABC transporter permease, producing the protein MTRIISTVFLIFLLFFAATHTAEAMHITEGILPFEWFATWFAVSTPFVGIGIYQVKRKKRSMPGYLPLVGLLGAAVFVFSCFPIPVIALNGMATSHPCGTGLSAVLLGPFVSVLVAGIALLIQALFLAHGGLTTLGGNIFSMGILGSFSGYFAFKMAQRCRLPLFWCGFLAGVVSDIFTYLGTSLELGLLVIRNGESFFRATAEIFAVFMMTSQGILCLVEGAVVGFVMVFIYKRRPGILLNLGVIRNDTKPIGK